One window from the genome of Jiangella alba encodes:
- a CDS encoding S9 family peptidase, protein MAAPRVIDVEELFADPEFSGASISPDGKRLAYLAPWSGRTNVWVRGVDDEHADAVCVTHDARRGIKTYYWTDSPRWLLYLQDTDGNEDWHLYRVDLDAPDEPAVDLTPLPPGSRVMDVSPLSSLPGTVVVSMNRRHMFVDAFRVDIATGETTLHRENPESAGHFLFGRAGEVFYSRIAEVGVWEFARADDETGELRPFHRSGGPEYPMGIYPAHVTANGNGLLVGAYQGTDDLRLVRVDAETGAETVVAALDGHSLCTMGYVARTYPPTLFTSRRTGEVLAARFVGERPELVVLDPHFADVYAELSKLSDGVLAAVSSDETEQRWVATFAHDREPGLTYYYDHGTRESRLLFRPYPRLDPAELAPMTPVAFPARDGLPLHAFLTLPVGVEPTGLPLILKVHGGPWCHDSWGFDPQIQFLANRGYAVLQVNFRGSSGYGAKHITAAIKEFAGAMHDDLIDAANWAVEQGYADPARIGIYGGSYGGYSTLVGVTVTPDFFAAAVDYVGISSLPNFMRTLPEFLKPLIGNSWYNYVGDPEDPADEADMLTRSPITMVDRIRTPLLVVQGANDSRVVKEEADNIVGALRTRGVAVEYIVADDEGHGFQNPENLIAMFHAMDRFFAEHLGGRRS, encoded by the coding sequence ATGGCCGCACCGAGGGTGATCGACGTCGAGGAACTGTTCGCCGACCCGGAGTTCTCCGGCGCGTCGATCTCGCCCGACGGGAAACGCCTCGCCTACCTGGCGCCGTGGAGCGGACGGACGAACGTCTGGGTGCGCGGCGTCGACGATGAGCACGCCGACGCCGTGTGCGTCACGCACGACGCGCGACGCGGCATCAAGACCTACTACTGGACCGACTCCCCGCGGTGGCTGCTGTACCTGCAGGACACCGACGGCAACGAGGACTGGCACCTCTACCGGGTGGACCTCGACGCCCCGGACGAGCCCGCCGTCGACCTGACGCCGCTGCCGCCCGGGTCCCGGGTCATGGACGTGTCGCCGCTGTCGTCGCTGCCGGGCACGGTCGTGGTGTCGATGAACCGCCGGCACATGTTCGTCGACGCGTTCCGCGTCGACATCGCCACCGGCGAGACGACCCTGCACCGGGAGAACCCGGAGTCGGCGGGGCACTTCCTGTTCGGCCGGGCGGGCGAGGTCTTCTACTCGCGGATCGCCGAGGTCGGCGTGTGGGAGTTCGCCAGGGCCGACGACGAGACGGGCGAGCTGCGACCGTTCCACCGGTCCGGCGGGCCGGAGTACCCGATGGGGATCTACCCGGCGCACGTCACGGCCAACGGCAACGGCCTGCTCGTCGGCGCCTACCAGGGCACCGACGACCTGCGCCTGGTCCGGGTCGACGCCGAGACCGGCGCCGAGACCGTGGTCGCCGCGCTGGACGGGCACAGCCTCTGCACCATGGGCTACGTCGCGCGCACCTATCCGCCCACCCTGTTCACCAGCCGGCGCACCGGCGAGGTCCTGGCCGCGCGGTTCGTGGGGGAGCGGCCGGAGCTCGTGGTCCTCGACCCGCACTTCGCGGACGTGTACGCGGAGCTGTCCAAGCTGTCCGACGGTGTGCTGGCGGCGGTCTCGTCGGACGAGACGGAACAACGGTGGGTGGCGACGTTCGCCCACGACCGGGAACCGGGCCTCACCTACTACTACGACCACGGCACGCGGGAGAGCCGGCTGCTGTTCCGGCCGTACCCGCGGCTGGACCCGGCGGAGCTGGCGCCGATGACGCCGGTCGCGTTCCCGGCGCGGGACGGGCTGCCGCTGCACGCGTTCCTCACCCTGCCCGTGGGCGTCGAACCCACCGGCCTGCCGCTGATCCTGAAGGTGCACGGCGGGCCGTGGTGTCACGACTCGTGGGGGTTCGACCCGCAGATCCAGTTCCTGGCCAACCGCGGCTACGCCGTGCTCCAGGTCAACTTCCGCGGCTCGTCCGGGTACGGCGCGAAGCACATCACCGCCGCGATCAAGGAGTTCGCCGGCGCGATGCACGACGACCTGATCGACGCGGCGAACTGGGCCGTCGAGCAGGGCTACGCCGACCCGGCCCGCATCGGCATCTACGGCGGGTCCTACGGCGGCTACTCGACGCTGGTCGGGGTCACGGTGACGCCGGACTTCTTCGCCGCGGCGGTCGACTACGTCGGCATCTCCAGCCTGCCGAACTTCATGCGCACGCTGCCGGAGTTCCTGAAACCGCTCATCGGCAACAGCTGGTACAACTACGTCGGCGACCCCGAGGACCCGGCGGACGAGGCCGACATGCTCACGCGGTCGCCGATCACCATGGTCGACCGCATCCGCACCCCGCTGCTCGTCGTCCAGGGCGCCAACGACTCCAGGGTCGTCAAGGAGGAGGCCGACAACATCGTCGGCGCGCTCCGCACACGAGGCGTCGCCGTCGAGTACATCGTCGCCGACGACGAGGGCCACGGGTTCCAGAACCCCGAGAACCTCATCGCCATGTTCCACGCCATGGACCGCTTCTTCGCCGAGCACCTCGGCGGGCGGCGGTCATGA
- a CDS encoding SDR family oxidoreductase, with amino-acid sequence MTIDTTALGGSSALVTGAASGIGAAAARQLAAAGARVVVADLQAEKGGALADEIGGVFVEVDVTRTEQVQGAVERAVELAPLRAVVCSAGFAPAQRTIGRDGEFASAHDLELYTKVLGVNLIGTFDTIRLAATAMSRNEPDADGGRGAIVAFASVAAFDGQIGQAAYSSSKGGIVGLTLPVARDLSVSGIRLNTIAPGLVDTPIYGEGEKAEEFKARLGQSVLFPKRLGRPDEVARMVVECLTNPYMNGSVVRVDGGVRLPPK; translated from the coding sequence ATGACCATCGACACCACCGCGCTGGGCGGTTCGTCCGCGCTCGTCACCGGCGCCGCCTCGGGCATCGGCGCGGCCGCCGCCCGGCAGCTCGCCGCGGCCGGCGCGCGGGTCGTCGTCGCCGACCTGCAGGCCGAGAAGGGCGGCGCGCTGGCCGACGAGATCGGCGGCGTCTTCGTCGAGGTCGACGTCACCCGCACCGAGCAGGTCCAGGGCGCGGTCGAACGGGCCGTCGAGCTGGCGCCGCTGCGCGCCGTGGTCTGCTCGGCCGGCTTCGCGCCGGCGCAGCGCACCATCGGCCGCGACGGCGAGTTCGCCTCGGCCCACGACCTCGAGCTGTACACCAAGGTCCTCGGGGTGAACCTGATCGGCACCTTCGACACGATCCGGCTGGCCGCCACCGCGATGAGCCGCAACGAGCCCGACGCCGACGGCGGGCGCGGCGCGATCGTGGCGTTCGCCAGCGTGGCCGCGTTCGACGGTCAGATCGGCCAGGCCGCGTACTCGTCGTCCAAGGGCGGCATCGTGGGTCTCACGCTCCCGGTGGCCCGCGACCTGTCGGTGAGCGGGATCCGCCTCAACACCATCGCGCCGGGTCTCGTCGACACCCCGATCTACGGCGAGGGCGAGAAGGCCGAGGAGTTCAAGGCCCGGCTGGGCCAGTCGGTGCTGTTCCCCAAGCGGCTCGGACGGCCCGACGAGGTCGCCCGCATGGTGGTGGAGTGCCTGACGAACCCGTACATGAACGGCTCGGTCGTCCGGGTCGACGGCGGCGTCCGGCTGCCCCCGAAGTAG
- a CDS encoding aldehyde dehydrogenase family protein: MSDHDCTIRELVGTTAAVPADTLDPVLTDADTGRELHPQLASSAASVDAALATAWAAHTDGTWFGLPRAERAAALRALRLELQARVPDIARADAQDTGVPQTTITAFGSAVAMLLDVAAAQIEEGFGHVEQATSAGVSDQWRLPWGPAAVFLPWNAPAHLAMVKTADALTAGCPVIIKPSEWAPHFTGIFAEAVQATLPAGVVQIVHGGSAVGAALVGDERVAAVSYTGGVAGGTAVAQACAAQLKPVDLELSGNNPAVVLAGEDPAAVAEHVVTAMLTLNSQYCVAPRRLIVPEAEAQDYLAAFATALDAVTIGATADPATQLGPLAHEPHRRRVEEQLAQFAARGCEVRRYGKLPESGGHFAAPAVVVADGAPDLREEIFGPALLVRTYRDLDEAVTIANDHSYGLAGYVFGGDRDAARAVGRRLRAGLVRLNSPYGPPDSDPVMGMWGSSGIGQIGSGQGPQFFSGARYVG; this comes from the coding sequence GTGAGCGATCACGACTGCACGATCCGGGAACTCGTGGGCACGACGGCCGCGGTCCCGGCCGACACCCTGGACCCGGTCCTGACCGACGCCGACACCGGGCGGGAACTGCACCCGCAACTGGCCAGCTCCGCCGCGAGCGTCGACGCGGCCCTGGCCACCGCGTGGGCCGCGCACACCGACGGAACCTGGTTCGGGCTGCCGCGTGCGGAACGCGCCGCGGCCCTGCGCGCCCTGCGGCTCGAGCTCCAGGCGCGCGTCCCCGACATCGCCCGGGCCGACGCCCAGGACACGGGGGTGCCGCAGACGACGATCACCGCGTTCGGAAGCGCCGTGGCCATGCTCCTCGACGTCGCCGCCGCGCAGATCGAGGAGGGGTTCGGCCACGTCGAGCAGGCCACGTCGGCCGGCGTGAGCGACCAGTGGCGGCTCCCGTGGGGCCCGGCCGCGGTGTTCCTCCCGTGGAACGCCCCGGCCCACCTGGCGATGGTCAAGACCGCCGACGCCCTGACGGCCGGCTGCCCGGTGATCATCAAACCGTCGGAGTGGGCGCCGCACTTCACCGGGATCTTCGCCGAGGCCGTCCAGGCGACCCTGCCCGCGGGCGTCGTGCAGATCGTCCACGGCGGCAGCGCGGTCGGCGCCGCCCTGGTCGGCGACGAGCGCGTCGCCGCCGTCTCCTACACCGGCGGGGTGGCCGGCGGCACCGCCGTGGCGCAGGCCTGCGCGGCGCAGCTCAAACCCGTCGACCTCGAGCTGTCCGGCAACAACCCGGCCGTGGTGCTCGCCGGTGAGGACCCGGCGGCCGTGGCCGAGCACGTCGTCACGGCGATGCTGACGCTGAACTCGCAGTACTGCGTCGCGCCGCGGCGACTCATCGTCCCCGAGGCCGAGGCGCAGGACTACCTGGCCGCGTTCGCGACCGCTCTCGATGCGGTGACCATCGGTGCCACGGCCGACCCCGCCACCCAGCTGGGTCCGCTGGCGCACGAGCCGCATCGCCGCCGGGTCGAGGAGCAGCTCGCCCAGTTCGCCGCGCGCGGCTGCGAGGTGCGCCGCTACGGGAAGCTGCCGGAGTCCGGAGGCCACTTCGCCGCGCCGGCCGTGGTGGTCGCCGACGGCGCGCCGGACCTGCGCGAAGAGATCTTCGGCCCCGCCCTGCTGGTCCGGACGTATCGCGACCTCGACGAGGCGGTCACCATCGCCAACGACCACTCCTACGGCCTGGCCGGCTACGTGTTCGGCGGCGATCGCGACGCCGCGCGTGCCGTGGGCCGCCGGTTGCGCGCCGGCCTCGTGCGGCTGAACTCGCCCTACGGCCCGCCCGACTCCGACCCGGTGATGGGCATGTGGGGCAGCAGCGGCATCGGGCAGATCGGATCAGGTCAGGGCCCGCAGTTCTTCAGCGGGGCACGGTACGTCGGATGA
- a CDS encoding S9 family peptidase has protein sequence MTAPAPIDVEELFADPEFSGASISPDGTRLAYLAPWSGRTNVWVRGIDQEHADAVCVTHDDRRGIRRYFWTDDPRWLLYLQDTDGNEDWHLHRVDLGAPGEPAVDLTPMASGSRVMHVEPFRAVPGSVLVSMNRRPLDVDVFRIDVATGATALHRENPDRQGGFVFGPGGEVVAQSQAADGTFEYHAVDAATGQRRLFHRQGGPEHPLGVHPARITPDGAGLLVGSYQDSDDLRLVRVDIATGDETVVAALDGHSLCIAEAVSPAAAPTLFTSRRTGEVLAARFVGDRPVIHVVDPGFAEVYAALSRLSDGVLAGLSSDESERWWVATFAHDREPGLTHLYDHGTGESRLLFRPYPRLDPAELAPMTPVAFAARDGLPLHGFLTLPVGVEPEALPLVLFLHGGPWFHDVWGYHPTAQFLAGRGYAVLQVNFRGSSGYGRRHTTAAIKEFAGAMHDDVIDAADWAVKQGYADPARIGIFGGSYGGYSALVGVTVTPDYFAAAVDYCGISSLPNFMRTLPEFLHPQMVNNFLLYCGDPADPEQEADLLARSPITMVDRIRTPLLVVQGANDVRVVKAESDAIVEALRARGVAVEYLVADDEGHGFQNPENVMTMFRTVERHFAEHLGGRGEDQP, from the coding sequence ATGACCGCCCCGGCGCCGATCGACGTCGAGGAGCTGTTCGCCGACCCGGAGTTCTCCGGCGCGTCGATCTCGCCGGACGGGACGCGGCTGGCCTATCTGGCGCCGTGGAGCGGGCGGACGAACGTCTGGGTGCGCGGCATCGACCAGGAGCACGCCGACGCGGTGTGCGTGACCCATGACGACCGGCGCGGCATCAGGCGCTACTTCTGGACCGATGACCCGCGCTGGCTGCTGTACCTGCAGGACACCGACGGCAACGAGGACTGGCACCTGCACCGGGTGGACCTCGGCGCTCCCGGCGAACCGGCCGTCGACCTGACGCCCATGGCCAGCGGCTCGCGCGTCATGCACGTCGAGCCGTTCCGGGCCGTGCCCGGCAGCGTCCTCGTGTCGATGAACCGGCGGCCGCTGGACGTCGACGTGTTCCGCATCGACGTCGCCACCGGCGCGACCGCCCTGCACCGGGAGAACCCGGACCGCCAGGGCGGGTTCGTCTTCGGGCCCGGCGGCGAGGTCGTCGCCCAGTCGCAGGCCGCCGACGGGACGTTCGAGTACCACGCCGTCGACGCCGCGACCGGACAGCGGCGGCTCTTCCACCGGCAGGGCGGCCCGGAGCACCCGCTCGGCGTCCACCCGGCCCGGATCACCCCGGACGGCGCCGGCCTGCTCGTGGGGTCGTACCAGGACTCCGACGACCTGCGGCTGGTCCGCGTCGACATCGCGACCGGCGACGAGACCGTCGTGGCAGCGCTGGACGGGCACAGCCTGTGCATCGCCGAGGCCGTGTCGCCGGCGGCGGCACCGACCCTGTTCACCAGCCGGCGCACCGGCGAGGTGCTGGCGGCGCGGTTCGTGGGGGACCGGCCGGTGATCCACGTCGTGGACCCCGGTTTCGCCGAGGTGTACGCGGCGCTGTCCAGACTGTCGGACGGGGTGCTGGCGGGGCTGTCGTCGGACGAGTCCGAACGGTGGTGGGTCGCGACCTTCGCCCACGACCGCGAGCCGGGCCTGACCCATCTCTACGACCACGGCACGGGCGAGAGCCGGCTGCTGTTCCGGCCGTACCCGCGGCTGGACCCGGCGGAGCTGGCGCCGATGACGCCGGTCGCGTTCGCGGCGCGGGACGGGCTGCCGCTGCACGGCTTCCTCACCCTGCCCGTCGGGGTGGAGCCGGAAGCCCTGCCGCTGGTGCTGTTCCTGCACGGCGGCCCGTGGTTCCACGACGTGTGGGGCTACCACCCGACCGCCCAGTTCCTGGCCGGCCGCGGCTACGCCGTGCTCCAGGTGAACTTCCGCGGCTCGTCGGGCTACGGACGGCGCCACACCACGGCGGCGATCAAGGAGTTCGCCGGCGCCATGCACGACGACGTCATCGACGCCGCGGACTGGGCGGTGAAGCAGGGCTACGCCGACCCCGCCCGCATCGGCATCTTCGGCGGCTCGTACGGCGGGTACTCGGCGCTGGTCGGGGTCACGGTGACGCCGGACTACTTCGCCGCGGCCGTCGACTACTGCGGCATCTCCAGCCTGCCGAACTTCATGCGCACGCTGCCGGAGTTCCTGCACCCGCAGATGGTGAACAACTTCCTGCTCTACTGCGGCGACCCGGCCGATCCCGAGCAGGAGGCCGACCTGCTGGCCCGCTCGCCCATCACGATGGTCGACCGCATCCGCACGCCGCTGCTGGTCGTCCAGGGCGCCAACGACGTCCGCGTGGTCAAGGCGGAGTCCGACGCCATCGTCGAGGCCCTGCGCGCCCGCGGCGTCGCCGTCGAGTACCTGGTCGCCGACGACGAGGGGCACGGCTTCCAGAACCCGGAGAACGTCATGACGATGTTCCGCACCGTCGAACGCCACTTCGCCGAGCACCTCGGCGGCCGCGGGGAGGACCAGCCGTGA
- a CDS encoding GntR family transcriptional regulator — translation MPAFAAIPKQEGLRVSVARALREAIVSGEMEPGTVYSAPSLGQRFGISATPVREALLDLLGEGLVSAVPNKGFRVAEVSEQDLDEITDLRLLVEPPAARRATASIPRRDVPALRELAREIAGRASAGDLIAYHRGDRRFHLRLAGYAGNQRLVDLISRLCDQTRLAVLAPFVERGALAAAAAQHLDLVDLIEAGDGAAAEALMRRHLTHP, via the coding sequence ATGCCGGCCTTCGCCGCGATTCCCAAGCAGGAAGGGCTGCGGGTGAGCGTCGCCCGCGCCCTGCGCGAGGCCATCGTCTCGGGCGAGATGGAGCCCGGCACGGTGTACTCCGCGCCGAGTCTCGGGCAGCGCTTCGGGATCTCCGCGACGCCGGTGCGTGAGGCGCTGCTCGACCTGCTCGGTGAGGGGCTGGTGTCGGCGGTGCCGAACAAGGGGTTCCGCGTGGCCGAGGTGTCCGAGCAGGACCTCGACGAGATCACCGACCTGCGTCTGCTGGTCGAGCCCCCGGCCGCCCGCCGCGCGACCGCGTCGATCCCCCGCCGCGACGTCCCCGCCCTGCGCGAGCTCGCCCGGGAGATCGCCGGCCGCGCGAGCGCCGGCGACCTGATCGCCTACCACCGGGGCGACCGCCGCTTCCACCTCCGGCTCGCCGGCTACGCGGGCAACCAGCGCCTCGTGGACCTGATCTCCCGGCTCTGCGACCAGACCCGGCTGGCCGTCCTCGCCCCGTTCGTCGAGCGGGGCGCCCTCGCGGCCGCCGCCGCCCAGCACCTCGACCTCGTCGACCTGATCGAGGCGGGTGACGGCGCGGCCGCCGAGGCACTGATGCGGCGGCACCTCACGCACCCCTAG
- a CDS encoding GMC family oxidoreductase: MNDFDYDVIVVGAGSAGAALASRLTEDDGRRVLVLEAGPDYRSADALPEIRSIEPMIVQPTATLLNTHMFPGLLAARTPVQDRLPYARGRGVGGSSAVNGLFAIRATVEDFDGWAALGCAGWGHDDVLPLLRRLENDLDFGAEAYHGSDGPIPITRPRQDDFAAVDAAVDQAARRLGHPWAPDHNAPGSTGVSPYALNSFGTVRVSTNDGYLEPARERPGLHVVGDALVDRVLFDGTRVTGVRAIVGGAPVEFRAAEVVVSAGAIHSPAVLLRSGVGPAGELREAGVDPVADLPVGRGLQDHPSIALGLGLHQEVDYRGVPMRGQVCVRFTTGVGDEANDAMIAVTGALGLGVPAAGVVGWVNRVTSTGSVRLASTDPATDPLVDFDLLSHPDDLRRFRAVTEELRSFAAQPELKGIASAMSLGNLGAVNADPAETMSDDEFARFALAAVSDTVHATGSCRMGAPGDPRAVVDPHGRVLGVDGLRVADASILPWVPRANTNLTAILVGEKVAASMRSEVMSR, translated from the coding sequence GTGAACGATTTCGACTACGACGTCATCGTCGTGGGCGCCGGTTCCGCGGGCGCGGCGCTGGCCTCCCGGCTGACCGAGGACGACGGCCGCCGGGTGCTCGTCCTGGAAGCGGGCCCCGACTACCGGTCGGCCGACGCGCTCCCGGAGATCCGCAGCATCGAGCCGATGATCGTCCAGCCGACGGCGACCCTGCTGAACACCCACATGTTCCCGGGGCTGCTGGCCGCCCGCACGCCCGTGCAGGACCGGCTGCCGTACGCCCGCGGCCGCGGCGTCGGCGGCAGCTCCGCGGTCAACGGGCTGTTCGCGATCCGGGCGACCGTCGAGGACTTCGACGGCTGGGCCGCGCTGGGCTGCGCCGGCTGGGGCCACGACGACGTCCTGCCGCTGCTGCGCCGGCTCGAGAACGACCTCGACTTCGGCGCCGAGGCGTACCACGGCAGTGACGGGCCGATCCCGATCACGCGGCCGCGGCAGGACGACTTCGCCGCCGTCGACGCCGCCGTCGACCAGGCCGCCCGGCGGCTGGGCCACCCGTGGGCGCCGGACCACAACGCGCCGGGCTCGACCGGGGTCTCGCCGTACGCGCTCAACAGCTTCGGCACCGTCCGGGTCTCGACCAACGACGGCTACCTCGAACCGGCCCGCGAGCGGCCCGGGCTGCACGTCGTCGGTGACGCGCTGGTCGACCGCGTCCTGTTCGACGGGACGCGGGTGACCGGCGTGCGCGCGATCGTCGGTGGTGCTCCGGTCGAGTTCCGCGCCGCCGAGGTCGTCGTGTCCGCCGGCGCCATCCACTCGCCGGCGGTGCTGCTGCGCTCGGGCGTCGGCCCGGCCGGCGAGCTGCGCGAGGCCGGCGTCGATCCCGTCGCGGACCTTCCCGTCGGGCGCGGCCTGCAGGACCACCCGAGCATCGCGCTGGGCCTCGGCCTGCACCAGGAGGTCGACTACCGCGGCGTGCCCATGCGCGGCCAGGTCTGCGTGCGGTTCACCACCGGCGTCGGGGACGAGGCCAACGACGCCATGATCGCCGTGACGGGCGCGCTGGGCCTCGGCGTGCCGGCCGCCGGCGTCGTCGGCTGGGTCAACCGGGTCACCTCGACCGGCTCGGTCCGGCTCGCCTCCACCGACCCGGCCACTGACCCGCTGGTCGACTTCGACCTGCTGTCGCACCCCGACGACCTGCGCAGGTTCCGGGCCGTGACCGAGGAGCTGCGGTCCTTCGCCGCGCAGCCGGAGCTGAAGGGCATCGCGTCGGCGATGAGCCTCGGCAACCTCGGCGCCGTGAACGCCGACCCGGCCGAGACCATGTCCGACGACGAGTTCGCGCGGTTCGCCCTCGCCGCCGTGTCCGACACGGTGCACGCGACCGGGTCGTGCCGCATGGGCGCTCCCGGCGACCCGCGGGCCGTGGTCGACCCGCACGGCCGCGTCCTCGGCGTCGACGGCCTGCGCGTGGCCGACGCGAGCATCCTCCCGTGGGTGCCCCGGGCGAACACCAACCTGACCGCGATCCTCGTCGGCGAGAAGGTCGCGGCATCGATGCGTTCGGAGGTCATGTCACGGTGA
- a CDS encoding S9 family peptidase, with protein MTTDPAARYARAEALLPHHFKKLVDAPRVSPVWIRDTETFWYRRTTANGSEFVLVDAVAGTKRPAFDHARLAKSLSGVVDDDVDPAALPFVAIDLVDGAVQVVVGDQRIEVSLDTYAAAVVGPAHPAEVRSPDGRWSVGARDHNLYVRDTATDEERWLTTDGVESHSYGAMNDAVSSRVMQENLGFTLPPQVVWSPDSTRFVTHRLDQRGVELMHLVRSTPADGGRPTPMSYHYPLVGDETVATAEFVVFDAATGAATWSAAGPVPTPFVPTIAYGFLWWNDDGTKIHWVWGDRGDRTSRVRELDPRTGADTVLVEETSQTQILYAPHHHERNVEVLDSGEVLLWSERSGWGHLYLHGPDGAVTTVTSGDWLVRRIVSVDERARRVVFTAAGREPGADIYLQELYSVSLDGGEITAVTSDGLDHDCLPSRSGRFFVDVTSSVDVPAVSVLRDGTTGEVVTDLEQADASALYAAGWTPPERVVVKAADGVTDIYCAVYTPFDFDPSRKYAVLDEIYAGPQVSTTPLRFPLSGGALTGSRHGHVFAALGFVVVAVDARGTALRHKAFQDHERLHGAGQYVEDHVAAITQLAEARPWMDLDRVGIFGHSGGGLGSTRALLQAPDFFKVAVSSSGDHDDKTYHAWWGEKFFGRPDEFDYEAHANASLAGQLKGKLLLVHGEMDDNVTPHQTMRLVDALMAANKDFDLLIVPNAEHSLMVHQEYWLRRRWDYLVRHLMGETPPAYRIADIPLDAELLASLGASPFR; from the coding sequence GTGACCACCGATCCTGCCGCCCGCTACGCCCGGGCCGAGGCACTGCTGCCGCACCACTTCAAGAAGCTGGTCGACGCGCCGCGCGTGAGCCCGGTCTGGATCCGCGACACCGAGACGTTCTGGTACCGCAGGACGACCGCGAACGGCTCGGAGTTCGTGCTGGTCGACGCGGTGGCGGGCACGAAGCGTCCAGCGTTCGACCACGCCCGGCTGGCGAAGTCGCTCAGCGGTGTCGTCGACGACGACGTCGATCCGGCCGCCCTGCCGTTCGTCGCGATCGACCTCGTCGACGGTGCGGTCCAGGTCGTCGTCGGCGACCAGCGCATCGAGGTCTCGCTGGACACCTATGCGGCGGCCGTCGTCGGCCCGGCCCACCCGGCCGAGGTCCGCTCGCCCGACGGGCGCTGGTCCGTCGGCGCGCGCGACCACAACCTGTACGTCCGCGACACGGCGACCGACGAGGAGCGGTGGCTCACCACCGACGGCGTCGAGTCCCACTCCTACGGTGCGATGAACGACGCGGTCTCGTCCCGGGTGATGCAGGAGAACCTGGGCTTCACCCTGCCGCCGCAGGTGGTGTGGTCGCCGGACTCCACCCGGTTCGTCACCCACCGGCTCGATCAGCGCGGCGTCGAGCTCATGCACCTGGTCCGTTCCACGCCGGCGGACGGCGGGCGCCCCACGCCGATGAGCTACCACTACCCGCTGGTCGGCGACGAGACGGTCGCCACGGCCGAGTTCGTCGTCTTCGACGCGGCGACGGGGGCGGCGACGTGGTCGGCGGCCGGGCCCGTCCCGACGCCGTTCGTGCCGACGATCGCCTACGGGTTCCTCTGGTGGAACGACGACGGCACCAAGATCCACTGGGTGTGGGGCGATCGCGGCGACAGGACGTCCAGGGTGCGCGAACTCGACCCGCGGACCGGGGCGGACACCGTCCTCGTCGAGGAGACCAGCCAGACCCAGATCCTGTACGCACCCCACCACCACGAACGCAACGTCGAGGTGCTGGACTCGGGCGAGGTGCTGCTGTGGTCCGAGCGCAGCGGCTGGGGCCATCTGTACTTGCACGGCCCCGATGGCGCCGTCACCACGGTCACCTCCGGTGACTGGCTGGTCCGCCGGATCGTCAGCGTCGACGAGCGGGCCCGGCGGGTCGTCTTCACCGCGGCCGGCCGTGAGCCCGGCGCCGACATCTACCTGCAGGAGCTCTACTCGGTGTCGCTGGACGGCGGCGAGATCACGGCCGTCACCTCCGACGGGCTCGACCACGACTGCCTGCCGTCGAGGTCCGGGCGGTTCTTCGTCGACGTCACGTCCAGCGTCGACGTCCCCGCCGTGTCGGTGCTGCGCGACGGGACCACCGGCGAGGTCGTGACGGACCTCGAGCAGGCGGACGCGTCGGCCCTCTACGCTGCCGGCTGGACACCGCCGGAACGCGTCGTGGTCAAGGCGGCCGACGGCGTGACCGACATCTACTGCGCCGTCTACACCCCGTTCGACTTCGACCCGTCGCGGAAGTACGCGGTCCTCGACGAGATCTACGCCGGCCCGCAGGTGTCGACCACGCCGCTGCGGTTCCCGCTGTCCGGCGGTGCCCTGACCGGATCGCGCCACGGGCACGTGTTCGCCGCGCTCGGCTTCGTCGTCGTCGCCGTCGACGCACGGGGGACCGCGCTACGGCACAAGGCGTTCCAGGACCACGAGCGGCTACATGGCGCCGGCCAGTACGTCGAGGACCATGTCGCGGCGATCACGCAGCTCGCCGAGGCCCGGCCGTGGATGGATCTGGACCGCGTCGGCATCTTCGGCCACTCCGGCGGCGGACTCGGGTCCACGAGGGCGCTGCTGCAGGCCCCCGACTTCTTCAAGGTCGCGGTCTCGTCCTCCGGCGACCACGACGACAAGACCTACCACGCGTGGTGGGGAGAGAAGTTCTTCGGGCGGCCCGACGAGTTCGACTACGAGGCCCATGCCAACGCCTCGCTCGCCGGCCAGCTGAAGGGCAAGCTCCTCCTGGTGCACGGCGAGATGGACGACAACGTCACGCCGCATCAGACGATGCGGCTCGTGGACGCGTTGATGGCGGCGAACAAGGACTTCGACCTGCTCATCGTCCCGAACGCCGAGCATTCCCTGATGGTGCATCAGGAGTACTGGCTGCGGCGGCGCTGGGACTACCTCGTCCGTCACCTCATGGGGGAGACGCCTCCGGCGTACCGCATCGCGGACATCCCGCTGGATGCCGAGTTGCTGGCCTCCCTGGGCGCCTCGCCCTTCCGCTGA